One region of Halomicrobium sp. LC1Hm genomic DNA includes:
- a CDS encoding aldo/keto reductase, whose translation MEYTRLGSTGLQVSPICLGTWRFGLEHEDSGVVETDREDAHELLDAFAAQGGNFIDTANGYGQGRSETWIGEWLEDRDREDFVVASKCYWSQVSRFQENLSKKNVKAEVEGSLDRLGTDYLDILYCHRFDDGTPPERTLRALDDLVSQGKVHYVGISTCDAWKLTKALWEADVNNYEAFTVTQPQYSATYREPVAEYLDVCADQDLAVCPYSPLHGGFLTGKYERVGDGEVEAPDGSRGDIDDHFEDWYLTERAWDVLDEVQAVADEADATPAQVSLRWLMDHERFTCVPIVGARTVDQLDENLGAIDVELSDDQFARIDDAIEV comes from the coding sequence ATGGAGTACACACGACTCGGTTCGACTGGGCTGCAGGTGTCACCGATCTGTCTCGGGACGTGGCGGTTCGGGCTGGAACACGAGGACAGCGGCGTCGTCGAGACCGATCGCGAGGACGCCCACGAGCTGCTCGACGCCTTCGCAGCGCAGGGCGGGAACTTCATCGACACCGCCAACGGCTACGGGCAGGGCCGCAGCGAGACCTGGATCGGCGAGTGGCTCGAAGACCGGGACCGCGAGGACTTCGTCGTCGCCTCGAAGTGCTACTGGTCGCAGGTGTCTCGGTTCCAGGAGAACCTCTCGAAGAAGAACGTCAAAGCGGAGGTCGAGGGCTCGCTCGACCGGCTGGGCACCGACTACCTCGACATCCTCTACTGTCACCGCTTCGACGACGGGACGCCCCCGGAGCGCACGCTGCGCGCGCTCGACGACCTCGTCAGCCAGGGGAAAGTCCACTACGTCGGCATCTCGACGTGTGACGCCTGGAAGCTCACGAAGGCGCTGTGGGAGGCCGACGTGAACAACTACGAGGCCTTCACGGTCACTCAGCCCCAGTACTCTGCGACCTACCGCGAACCGGTGGCGGAGTACCTCGACGTGTGTGCCGATCAGGACCTCGCGGTCTGCCCGTACTCGCCGCTCCACGGCGGCTTCCTCACCGGCAAGTACGAGCGCGTCGGCGACGGCGAGGTCGAGGCCCCGGACGGTTCCCGCGGCGACATCGACGACCACTTCGAGGACTGGTACCTGACAGAACGGGCCTGGGACGTGCTCGACGAGGTCCAGGCCGTCGCCGACGAGGCCGACGCGACCCCGGCACAGGTCTCGCTGCGCTGGCTGATGGACCACGAGCGGTTCACCTGCGTCCCGATCGTCGGCGCACGCACGGTCGACCAGCTCGACGAGAATCTCGGCGCGATCGACGTCGAACTGTCCGACGACCAGTTCGCTCGGATCGACGACGCGATCGAAGTCTGA
- a CDS encoding uS10/mL48 family ribosomal protein, protein MPFVTKLTLESGDRRRLDSVVDEIKEQAERKGVELKGPHPQPPDHLRVPQSKTLGPAGGRFESWDYTVYTRTIEIVDHEEFARAVAGREFDDGIHVAAEVEQRSHLGS, encoded by the coding sequence ATGCCCTTCGTGACGAAACTCACACTGGAGAGCGGAGATCGACGGCGTCTGGACAGCGTCGTCGACGAGATCAAAGAACAGGCCGAACGGAAGGGTGTCGAGCTCAAGGGCCCACACCCACAGCCACCGGACCACCTGCGCGTGCCACAGTCGAAGACGCTCGGCCCGGCTGGCGGGCGCTTCGAGTCCTGGGACTACACCGTCTACACGCGCACGATCGAGATCGTCGACCACGAGGAGTTCGCCCGCGCGGTCGCGGGCCGAGAGTTCGACGACGGCATCCACGTCGCCGCCGAGGTCGAACAGCGGAGTCACCTGGGTTCCTGA
- a CDS encoding bis(5'-nucleosyl)-tetraphosphatase, producing the protein MIEATSAGAILFRDTRGRREYLLLKSRPGDWEFPKGGVEGDEELQQTAIREVKEEAGIGDFRLLDGFREDYDYVFEANGNTIHKTVHLFVAKSYEASAELSNEHRDLQWRDYEQAINTVTQDGPREILEQAHEFLDEKLEEE; encoded by the coding sequence ATGATCGAGGCCACGAGCGCGGGAGCCATCCTCTTTCGCGACACGCGTGGCCGGCGGGAGTACCTGCTGCTCAAGAGCAGACCCGGTGACTGGGAGTTCCCCAAGGGCGGGGTCGAAGGCGACGAGGAGCTACAACAGACCGCCATCCGCGAAGTGAAAGAGGAAGCCGGAATCGGCGATTTCCGGCTGTTAGATGGCTTTCGCGAAGACTACGACTACGTCTTCGAGGCGAACGGCAACACCATCCACAAGACGGTGCATCTGTTCGTCGCGAAGTCCTACGAAGCATCGGCAGAGCTGTCCAACGAACACCGCGACCTGCAGTGGCGCGACTACGAGCAGGCGATCAACACCGTCACGCAGGACGGTCCTCGTGAGATTCTCGAACAGGCTCACGAGTTCCTCGACGAGAAGCTCGAAGAGGAGTGA
- a CDS encoding DUF5787 family protein encodes MSDSEFAFELRVCQWAERAWPPDGDRDNPVLVARQLGTKRRRWDTIVVECDRAGLRRRAAFGRQRLDSDLRHVLGHAPAEWAYYRDALPDPGYPWRYVREAIHTAADRGVLDRRKRGNRIEIRRKYAYPDWIERIVAIENKPDLDASAASRLAPQLERDVALGLADEVWVATERTDERVEPILLEDLPAAAGVLTVDPSTVEADVAWYPQSLAVSEPGTRIEERPDDDLSAARFEYVDPEWKVEKRRSIAERAYERGWRAYAESLRPDCRHFQLRTEGDSVVPYCEAKERVPTPSTCRAACRDCEPEPPTWRTGGWPIDGGPGAGIRRLLDDQRRRHRPGLDDEAE; translated from the coding sequence ATGAGTGATTCCGAGTTCGCCTTCGAACTGCGCGTCTGCCAGTGGGCCGAACGAGCGTGGCCGCCAGACGGCGACCGCGACAACCCCGTTCTCGTCGCTCGGCAACTGGGGACGAAGCGACGCCGCTGGGACACGATCGTCGTCGAGTGCGACCGCGCCGGACTCCGTCGGCGGGCCGCCTTCGGCCGCCAGCGACTCGATTCGGACCTCCGTCACGTCCTCGGACATGCACCCGCCGAGTGGGCGTACTACCGGGACGCGCTGCCCGATCCTGGCTACCCCTGGCGGTACGTCCGCGAGGCGATTCACACGGCCGCCGACCGCGGCGTTCTGGACCGTCGCAAGCGGGGCAACCGGATCGAGATTCGACGGAAGTACGCCTATCCCGACTGGATCGAGCGGATCGTCGCCATCGAGAACAAGCCCGATCTGGACGCGAGTGCTGCCAGCAGGCTCGCGCCCCAGCTCGAACGAGACGTGGCGCTGGGGCTGGCCGACGAGGTGTGGGTCGCGACCGAGCGGACCGACGAGCGAGTCGAGCCGATCCTGCTGGAGGATCTCCCCGCGGCGGCCGGCGTCCTGACGGTCGATCCGTCGACGGTCGAGGCCGACGTGGCGTGGTACCCCCAGTCTCTCGCGGTCTCGGAGCCGGGCACGCGAATCGAGGAGCGACCCGACGACGACCTGAGCGCCGCGCGCTTCGAGTACGTCGACCCCGAGTGGAAAGTCGAGAAGCGGCGTTCGATCGCGGAACGCGCCTACGAACGGGGCTGGCGGGCCTACGCGGAGTCGCTGCGACCGGACTGTCGGCACTTCCAGCTCCGGACGGAGGGCGACAGCGTCGTCCCGTACTGTGAAGCGAAGGAACGAGTGCCGACGCCGTCGACGTGTCGAGCGGCCTGTCGGGACTGTGAGCCCGAACCGCCCACCTGGCGGACCGGTGGGTGGCCCATCGACGGCGGACCCGGCGCGGGAATCAGACGCTTGCTCGACGACCAGCGACGGCGGCACAGGCCCGGCCTCGACGACGAGGCCGAGTGA
- a CDS encoding DUF5797 family protein, whose protein sequence is MALSEEARDRLADIVELQPTKNADLQDRWGMDSGSEVHQYLENELKEYYYRDESSLICATPEAVEVVGGDPADGQQVTVTELQQAVIDCLAGPDEESQSVVSVLHDLREAGHDPEVDDVRSALRSLADKGIVETVQKTVPTFRLAVGRDQIDVAQLDD, encoded by the coding sequence ATGGCACTTTCCGAGGAGGCTCGCGACCGACTCGCCGACATCGTCGAGCTCCAGCCCACGAAGAACGCGGATCTACAGGACCGGTGGGGGATGGACAGCGGGAGCGAGGTCCACCAGTACCTCGAAAACGAGCTCAAGGAGTACTACTACCGCGACGAGAGCAGCCTCATCTGTGCCACGCCGGAGGCCGTCGAGGTCGTCGGCGGCGACCCGGCAGACGGCCAGCAGGTGACGGTCACCGAGTTACAGCAGGCGGTGATCGACTGTCTGGCCGGCCCCGACGAGGAGAGCCAGAGCGTCGTCTCGGTCCTCCACGACCTGCGCGAGGCGGGCCACGACCCCGAAGTGGACGACGTTCGATCCGCGCTGCGGTCGCTCGCGGACAAGGGGATCGTCGAGACCGTCCAGAAGACCGTGCCGACCTTCCGGCTGGCCGTCGGACGCGACCAGATCGACGTGGCACAGCTCGACGATTGA
- the rnhA gene encoding ribonuclease HI, translating into MPTIECDETKARERLEAAGVTVEAGNTDHEEWRASYGGGTAVAYDGKVVVQGGDTAQLEGLLREHGGRVHAYFDGASRGNPGPAAVGWVLVTDDGIVADGGERIGTATNNQAEYRALLRVLEVARDHGFDEIRLRGDSELIVKQVRGEWNTNDPELREHRVDARERLLSFDEWSIEHVPREINARADELANEALDDA; encoded by the coding sequence ATGCCGACGATCGAGTGCGACGAGACGAAGGCTCGCGAACGCCTCGAAGCGGCGGGCGTGACCGTCGAGGCTGGCAACACCGACCACGAGGAGTGGCGGGCGAGCTACGGCGGTGGGACGGCGGTCGCCTACGACGGGAAAGTCGTCGTCCAGGGCGGCGACACGGCCCAGCTAGAGGGACTCCTTCGCGAACACGGTGGGCGGGTCCACGCGTACTTCGACGGGGCCTCGCGGGGGAATCCCGGCCCCGCCGCGGTCGGCTGGGTGCTCGTGACCGACGACGGGATCGTCGCTGACGGCGGCGAGCGGATCGGTACCGCGACGAACAACCAGGCCGAGTACCGGGCGCTGCTCCGCGTGCTCGAAGTCGCACGCGATCACGGGTTCGACGAGATCCGTCTCCGCGGCGACTCCGAGCTGATCGTCAAGCAGGTCCGCGGGGAGTGGAACACGAACGATCCCGAGCTCCGAGAGCACCGCGTCGACGCCCGCGAGCGGCTGCTGTCCTTCGACGAGTGGTCGATCGAACACGTACCGAGAGAGATTAACGCACGCGCAGACGAACTGGCCAACGAGGCACTCGACGATGCCTGA
- a CDS encoding rnhA operon protein, protein MPEHDDSTTDSALPTDVIDEAERLTRLARDAVDDAEARAYRDERDELLAEYEYTARVREDDARDVLVCHPREWVSDGQIHPDRIDDVDRGIERPLSGPGEGSDWAVVAEHNDELVAAVADADGEVHAANARALADFASNHYAKPIEDLTRAELVEFRDDYFERNVWPDDRQASLLDESLRRTFEKMDVPYPLGSDHPE, encoded by the coding sequence ATGCCTGAACACGACGATTCGACGACGGATTCGGCGCTGCCGACGGACGTGATCGACGAGGCCGAGCGACTCACCCGACTGGCCAGGGACGCCGTCGACGACGCGGAAGCGCGGGCCTACCGCGACGAGCGCGACGAACTGCTCGCCGAGTACGAGTACACCGCACGGGTCCGCGAAGACGACGCCAGGGACGTGCTCGTCTGTCACCCGCGCGAGTGGGTCTCCGACGGACAGATCCACCCGGACCGGATCGACGACGTCGACCGCGGGATCGAACGGCCGCTGTCTGGCCCCGGCGAGGGGAGCGACTGGGCAGTCGTGGCCGAACACAACGACGAACTCGTCGCAGCGGTCGCCGACGCCGACGGCGAGGTCCACGCAGCGAACGCCCGCGCGCTGGCAGACTTCGCGAGCAACCACTACGCGAAACCGATCGAGGACCTCACGCGGGCAGAGCTCGTCGAGTTTCGCGACGACTACTTCGAGCGCAACGTCTGGCCCGACGACCGGCAGGCGTCGCTGTTGGACGAGTCACTTCGTCGCACCTTCGAAAAAATGGACGTGCCGTACCCACTCGGCAGCGATCACCCCGAGTGA
- a CDS encoding PadR family transcriptional regulator yields MSEAQTKTDTPGIASELTAFQQNILVILSEEPRYGLAIKRELETYYDDEVNHGRLYPNLDDLVELGLVEKSELDKRTNQYGLTEAGKEAVLDQLSWVFGKFVTEESRAEELRDLVQQHE; encoded by the coding sequence ATGTCAGAGGCACAAACGAAAACTGACACACCCGGCATCGCAAGTGAATTGACGGCGTTCCAGCAGAACATTCTCGTCATCCTCTCCGAAGAGCCACGCTACGGGCTGGCCATCAAGCGAGAGCTGGAGACCTACTACGACGACGAAGTCAATCACGGCCGTCTGTACCCGAACCTCGACGACCTCGTCGAACTCGGCCTCGTCGAGAAGAGCGAACTCGACAAGCGAACGAACCAGTACGGACTGACCGAGGCGGGGAAGGAAGCTGTGCTCGACCAGCTTTCGTGGGTCTTCGGGAAGTTCGTCACCGAGGAATCGCGCGCCGAAGAACTCCGGGACCTCGTCCAGCAGCACGAGTAA